One Rhinoderma darwinii isolate aRhiDar2 chromosome 6, aRhiDar2.hap1, whole genome shotgun sequence DNA window includes the following coding sequences:
- the MAP3K2 gene encoding mitogen-activated protein kinase kinase kinase 2, with the protein MDEQRALDSIMQDLVVLHKASRPSLSLHESSSTKSTSPKKQNDVRVKFEHRGEKRILQFPRPVLLEDLFAKAKVAFGQCMDLHYSNNELVIPLKTQDDLDKAVELLDRSTHMKSLKILLVLHVHSQAPRLCDMEHMPSLEDLDNTVFGGTETKDRLPVLGNRTRDRSSPPPGYIPDELHQVVRNGSFTSINSEGEFIPESMDQMLDPLSLSSPENSGSGSCPSLDSPLDGESYHKSRMPRAQSYPDNYQEFSEYDIPVFEKFGKGGTYPRRYHISYLHQDYSDGRKTFPRARRTQGNSFRSPVSFSPTDHSLSTSSGSSIFTPEYEDNRLRRRGSDIDNPTLTVMDISPPSRSPRAPSNWRLGKLLGQGAFGRVYLCYDADTGRELAVKQVQFDPDSPETSKEVNALECEIQLLKNLLHERIVQYYGCLRDPQEKTLSIFMEYMPGGSIKDQLKAYGALTEFVTRKYTRQILEGVHYLHSNMIVHRDIKGANILRDSSGNVKLGDFGASKRLQTICLSGTGMKSVTGTPYWMSPEVISGEGYGRKADIWSVGCTVVEMLTEKPPWAEFEAMAAIFKIATQTTNPQLPANVSDHTRDFLKRIFVEAKMRPSAEELLRHTFAQCH; encoded by the exons ATGG ATGAGCAGCGGGCTCTAGACTCCATCATGCAGGATTTGGTCGTCCTTCACAAGGCCAGCAGACCGTCCCTGTCTCTGCATGAATCCAGCAGCACCAAATCCACCTCTCCTAAGAAGCAG AATGATGTACGTGTTAAATTTGAACATCGTGGAGAGAAGAG GATCCTGCAGTTCCCCCGGCCGGTCCTGCTGGAAGATTTGTTCGCTAAGGCTAAAGTAGCCTTCGGGCAGTGCATGGATCTGCACTACAGCAATAATGAG CTGGTGATCCCATTGAAAACCCAGGATGATTTGGACAAAGCGGTGGAACTGCTGGACAGGAGCACTCACATGAAGAGCCTGAAGATCCTGCTGGTCCTTCACGTTCACAGTCAG GCTCCCCGTCTATGTGATATGGAGCACATGCCTTCCCTGGAAGATCTGGATAACACTGTGTTTGGAGGGACGGAAACTAAAGACCGGTTGCCCGTCCTTG GAAATCGCACCAGGGATAGGAGTTCTCCTCCTCCAGGTTACATTCCGGATGAGCTCCACCAAGTTGTTCGAAACGGTTCCTTCACGAGCATCAACAGCGAAGGGGAGTTCATTCCTGAGAGCATGGACCAG ATGCTGGACCCTCTGTCTCTCAGCAGTCCTGAAAACTCTGGATCTGGCAGCTGTCCATCTCTTGATAGCCCTTTAGATGG ggaaagttaTCACAAGTCCAGAATGCCAAGAGCTCAGAGCTACCCTGATAATTACCAGGAGTTTTCAG AATACGACATTCCAGTGTTTGAGAAATTCGGAAAGGGTGGCACTTACCCACGGAGATACCACATCTCATACCTTCATCAGGATTACAGCGATG gcCGAAAAACTTTCCCAAGAGCCAGAAGGACCCAGGGAAACAGCTTCCGGTCTCCAGTCAGTTTCAGCCCCACAGATCACTCTCTGAGcaccagcagcggcagcagcatttTCACCCCAGAGTACGAGGACAACCGGCTGCGGAGAAGAGGGAGCGACATAGACAACCCCACCCTGACCGTGATGGATATAAGTCCCCCCAGCCGAT CACCACGCGCCCCGTCAAACTGGAGACTTGGGAAACTCCTAGGGCAGGGGGCCTTCGGCAGGGTGTACCTGTGCTATGATGCCGATACTGGGAGAGAACTGGCTGTGAAACAAGTCCAGTTTGATCCAGACAGTCCGGAGACCAGTAAG GAAGTGAACGCGCTGGAGTGTGAAATTCAGTTGCTGAAAAACCTACTTCACGAGCGCATTGTTCAGTATTATGGCTGTTTGAGAGATCCACAGGAGAAGACGCTCTCCATATTCATGGAATACATGCCAGGG GGATCAATAAAGGACCAACTTAAGGCATATGGAGCACTTACAGAATTTGTGACCCGGAAATACACCCGTCAGATCCTGGAGGGCGTCCACTATTTGCACAGTAACATGATTGTACATAGAGATATTAAAG GAGCTAATATTCTGAGGGACTCTTCAGGCAACGTCAAGCTGGGAGACTTTGGAGCCAGCAAACGCCTCCAGACAATCTGCCTCTCTGGTACCGGTATGAAGTCTGTCACCGGCACTCCTTACTGGATGAGCCCCGAGGTCATCAGTGGGGAAGGTTATGGCAGAAAAGCAGATATTTG gAGTGTTGGATGTACGGTTGTGGAAATGCTGACCGAGAAACCCCCGTGGGCGGAGTTTGAGGCCATGGCGGCCATCTTTAAAATTGCCACTCAAACCACCAACCCACAGTTGCCAGCAAATGTATCGGACCACACTCGGGACTTCCTGAAAAGGATTTTTGTAGAGGCTAAAATGAGACCGTCGGCTGAAGAACTGCTCAGGCACACGTTTGCCCAGTGTCACTAG